The sequence CACCGTTGCCGATACGCAGGGTTGCATACTGCTGGGGCGCAACCAGCGCGTGGGCAGGTTGTTTGAGAGTCGTAAGTGGGTGTACGAGCTAAAGCAGAAAATCATCGAAGCCAAGGCCCGAAAAGAAGCAGTGTGGATTACCATCAGGTAGTCCACACTGGCTTTTATCGTCGTAAGTGCTAATGTTTACTTGGCACCAATCTCTTTAATCAAGCGGTCGGCTTTGCCCCAGCTTTCCATCATGTACAGCACGTAGCGGATATCTACGCCGATGCAGCGGGCCAGCTGCTTGTCGAAGAAGATATCCGAAGAAAGGCTGTCCCAGTTGCCGTCAAAGGCCAGTCCGATGAGCTCGCCCTTGCCGTTGAACATAGGCGAACCTGAGTTACCACCGGTGATGTCGTTGTTCGACAGGAAGCACAGGTGCATCTTACCTGTGGTTTTATCGGTATATTTACCAAAGTCCTTCTTAGAGAGCAGCTCCTTCATGATAGGCTCGGCCTCGTAGTCGATAACGCCCTGCTCGCCACGGTTCATCTTCTCAACAATGCTCTCGGCTGTGGTGTAGTAGCCCGAGGGCTGACCGGCCAGCAGGTACTCGCCTACCTGACCGTACGAGAGGCGCATGGTGAAGTTGGCGTCTGAGTAGTTAGGCATATCCTCCTCCATGCGCAGCTTGGCAGCACACAGGTAGCGCTCCTGCACGGCGATAGAATCGTAAACCTCGGTAGCCTCGGCTATAATGTCGCTTATGGTGTTGTTAAGGCTCTCGCCAAAGGCCACACCAGGATCCTTACGGAAGCTCTTCTTGTTGATATAGATTTTCTTGCCGTGCTTCATCAATTGCGACTTCTTGAACAGATAGTCGATATACTTCTGATAGTTGCCGCCAAAGTCGCGATCAACTACCTGATAGAAGTCGGGCAGGTATTTCTCCTCAACCTGAGTGCGATAGAATGCCATGGCTGCAGCCTGAATCTCCTTGTCGGTAGCCTCGTCCCACTCGTTGCTGTTGTCTTCGAACTCTATGTACTGGCTCTTGGGCTTATTCTCATCGCCCTTAACGGTAGAGCCGTTCTGGGCACGATAAGCACGGCGTGTAAGCTCGTCGGCGCTACGGCCGCCAAAGGTCTCGCTAAAGTAGGTGAGTGCCTTAATGGCCTTGAACTGCTTAGCGTACAGGCGCTCCAGAAGGTCGAAGTCGAGTTTGCCCTTCAGGAATCCCGTAGAATCCTGCCAGCAGCGTATCTTCTGTTCGAACTCGGCCTTCTGCTTAATCAATCCGATAGAGTCGATACACTTGTTCATACCGATAGAGTTCTTCCAGTAGTTTGAGCTCTGGGCGTATTTAGAATCGTACTTGATACGTACAGCCTCGTCGGCGCGCATGTGGCGAATCATAATGTTCTGCTTAACCTCGCGGGTTTTATAGCGTGGCTCATTTTCGGCATCGCGACGCTCGCGGATACCATAGCTCGACAGATAGCGGTTGGTAGAGCCGGGATAGCCGATGGTCATAGAGAACGAACCTGGCACGTAGCCCTGCAGCGATACGGGTGCCCACTTCTTTGGGTGGTAAGGCACGTTATCCTTTGAGTACTTGGCGGGACCGCCGGTTTTTGGATCAACATAGATGCGGAAAACCGAGAAGTCGCACGTCTGACGGGGCCACATCCAGTTATCGGTCTCGCCACCAAACTTACCCATCGATTTGGGCAGGGCGAACACCAGGCGCACATCCTCATAGTCGCGATAGGTAGTAAGGAAGTAGCGGTTGCCCTCGTAGAAAGGCTTCAGCTCTACACGCAGGGTTGAATCCTGCTGGCGGATGGCCTTGCTCATAGCGTTTTCAACAGAATCAACAAACTGGGCGCGCTTGCTCTGTGGCAGGTTGTTAAGTCCTAATGAGTCGAGATAGGCTGTGACATCCTTCTGCTCAATCATAAAGCTAACAAACAGGCGCTCGTTGGGCAGCTCCTCTTCGTAAGAGTTTGCCACAAAGCCGTTCAGCATGTAATCGTGCTCAACGGTAGAGTGCGAGCGGATGGCCTCGAAACCGCAGTGGTGATTGGTAAACACCAGACCATCGGGCGAAACGACTACACCCGAGCAGAATCCACCAAAGTTAACCACGCAGTTTTTAACGGCATCTTCGCCGTAGTACAGCGCGTTGTAAGGCAACTCATAGTTCTCCTGCTTCATGGTTTCATACACGGCATTGGGCAGGTTGTAAAGTGTCCACATGCCTTCGTCGGCCTTAGCGCTTGTAAGGCTGCATGCAGCAAGTAAAGTAAAAAGTAACTTTTTCATATATTTATTTTGTTTTCTTGAATTTCTTTCCGATAATTGGCAGGCTTGAAAGTGGCATGTCGGTTTTGATGATGCGATAGATAAAGCCTAAAATCATCAGGCTGTTCCAGATGAGTGATGCCCAGGCAGGCAGTCGCTGCTCGCCCCATTTCATCAGAGCAAAGAAGGCACCTGCGGCGATAAAGTAAATAACGATATCCTTCATAGGATAGGGGATGGGGTTCTGCTTCTGACCAACGATATAGCTCAGCACCATAGCTGTGCCATAACCTGCCAGTCCGCCCCAAGCGCAGGCCCAGTAGCCTATCTGGGGGATGAAGATAACGTTAACGCCAAACAGCACAGCGCAACCTGCCAGCGAGAACCAGGCGCCATAGATGGTCTTGTCGATAAGCTTGTACCAGAACGACAGGTTGAAGTAGATGCCCATAAATATCTCGGCCATCATCACTATCGGCACAATGCCCAGTCCCTCGCGGAACTTATCGCCTACCAGGTACTTGAAGATATCGATATAACCCATGACACATAGGAATGCCAGCAGCGTGAATATCACGAAGAACTTCATCGACTTGGCATACAGCTCCTTGCTGTTCTTTTCCTTGGCCGAACCGAATACGATGGGCTCGTAGGCAAAACGGAAGGCCTGGGTAATCAGGGCCATTATCATTGCAATTTTGATGCAGGCGCCATAGATACCTAACTGATGGCGACCCTCCTCAGAGTCGAGGATACGTGGCAGCAGTATCTGTCCGGCCACCTGGTTCAGTATGCCTGCAATACCCAGCACCAGCAAGGGCCACGAGTAGCTAAGCATCTGTTTGCACTTCTGGCTATCGAACTGCCATTTAAAGCCCACCAGCTCGCTGATGAGGCAGAACGATATAATAGTGGTACACAGCAGGTTGATGGCAAAGGCATAACCGATGTGTATCTGCCACTCGGGGTTGATTTGCGGCATGAGCCAGTAAGCCACCACGTTAAGCGTAACGCTCATGAAGATAAACAGCAACTTGAGCGATGCAAACTTAATGGGGCGATGCTTGTAGCGCAGATAGGCAAAGGGGATGGCCTGGAAGGCATCCTGAGCCACGGTTACAAACATCATACCTACGTACCACTTGTGGTTGGGATAGTCGAGCACACTGGCGATGGGGTTGATAAACAGCAGTACCAGTGCAGCAAACGTGAGGCACACGCCGCCAACCATCATCAGTGCCGTGCTGTACACACGCATCTTGTCGCCCTCTTCCTTATTCATAAAGCGGAAGAAGGTGGTTTCCATACCAAACGTAAGCAGCACCATCAACAGCGCTGTTTGGGCATAGATATCGTTGTAGATGCCGTAATCGGCACAACTCTTCAGGGTGTAAGTATAAAGCGGCACCATCAGGTAGTTCAAGAATCTACCTACAATGCTCGAAAGGCCGTAGATGGCCGTGTCTTTTACTAATGATTTTAAATTTGCCATAGTTTTTATCCGAAGAACAAGTATGCTATTGCGATGGCAGCGATGATGCCAGCCAAGTCGGCTAATAGTCCGCATGCCACAGCGTGACGTGTTTTTACAATGCCTACGCTACCAAAATAAACAGCGAGGATATAAAAGGTGGTATCGGTAGAGCCCTGGAAAATACAGCTCAGTCGGCCTACAAACGAGTCGGCGCCATAGGTCGTCATGGCATCGACCATCATGCCGCGAGCGCCACTGCCCGAGAGTGGTTTCATCAGCGCAGTGGGCAGCGCACCTACAAAATCGGTATTACCACCGCAGGCCTCTACACCATATTTCACGCCATCAATCAGCATGTCCATCGCACCTGAGGCACGGAACACACCGATGCCCACCAGGATGGCTACCAGGTAGGGGATGATACGTACGGCAGTAGTAAAGCCCTCTTTGGCACCCTCGATAAACGCATCGTACACATTAATCTTCTTGCGAACGCCTGCCAGTATAAAGGCGATGATAATCAGCATCAGCATAATGTTAGCGGCGCTGGTGCTCACTTTGTTCATCAATATCGAGTCCATCTGTCCGAAGCCCCAGATAACTGTGGCTACCACCAGAGCTGCACCGCCAAGGGTAAGCAGCATGGTTTTATTGAGCAGATTGATCTTCTGGAAAAAGCTGGTGATGATGATACCTGACAACGTAGAGAAGAACGTGGCCAGCAGGATGGGTATAAAAATATCTGTGGGCTGTGCAGCACCCATCTGGGCACGATACACCAGGATAGATATTGGTATGAGTGTAAGTCCGCTGGTGTTCAGTACCAGGAACATAATCATCGGATTGCTGGCTGTGTCCTTCTTCTGGTTCAGATCCTGCAACTGCTCCATCGCCTTAAGTCCGAGTGGTGTAGCGGCATTATCCAGTCCTAACATGTTGGCTGCGATATTCATAAATATCGAGCCCGTAACGGGGTGCCCCTTGGGGATATCGGGAAACAGCTTGGTAAAAATCGGACTAAGCAACTTAGCCAGTACGTTTACCACGCCGCCCTTTTCGCCTATCTTCATAATACCCAGCCACAGCGACAATACGCCTGTGAGACCCAGTGAAATTTCGAAGGCAGTTTTTGACGAAGAAAACGTTGAATCCATCATGGCTGGGAATACATCAAAATCTCCCCAGAACACCAGTTTTATCACGGCAATCACGAATGCGATGATAAAGAATCCTATCCAAATCCAATTAAGTACCATAACAGCGTGCAAAGATACAGTATTTTTCCGATATAAACAAGCATTATAGCTAATAAAAGCAAAAGAGAGCACCTGCTCCCGCAGCCGCTCACTTCATTTTTAGTTTGTTTAAGTATTTGATGCAAAGTAATTGGTTAAAAAACCGGTTTACTTTTTTTACCATGCAAAAATACTAAAAATAGTGCACCGCCAATGATTATTGTTGTTAAAATTCATTAAACGGCAGGTTTTTTATTGAAAACAGAAGAGCACCTGCTCCCGCAGATGCCCTCCCCAACATTTATTAAAGTCTTATTTTTATTTTGAAAAATCCAATTATTATGGAATAAGGGTTATCTTATTCAGTTTGAATTTCTGGCCTTGAACCTGCAAGCTTGAACCTGGAGTCCAACCTAAGTTCTTTTCCATAGCCAAAACCTGAGCATCGTCAGAAGTCAGTATATAATCGAAGTATCCCTTACTGATGTCGGTATTTGAGCCGTTTCTATAGCTATTTGCCATTGTCCAGCCTTGCTCATAACCAGTAAAGATTGTGAATTCCCATTCATTTTCATTGCTATTGTAGTTAGTTGCAGTACTTTCTACATAGAAGCGTATGATGCTGCCACCTTTTACACCCTTATTCATAAATGCGTCCAAGGGGAGTGAAATCTTGTTGCTCCATCCAAAGTCTAATGGTCCTGTCCATATTTCAGATTCTGCTGCAGGAACCTCATCAGCTACCTTCTGGCTGTTGTCGTAAGTAAGGGCAAGTGCAGTGGCACCAGTTCCTTGAATGATAAGACCACTTTGCTTAAAGCGGTTTGCCGTGGTGGTGTTTAGTTTAAACTCCACATAACCATTCTTTGCATTGCCGCTAATGAGATTCTTGTTCCAACCTGTGTTGTTAAGTTCAAAATCGCCCCAGGTATTATCTGTTGCCTTTATGGTATAACCGCTCTCGCTTGTGAAATAGATTCTTATGATAGTACCATTTCCAATTCCTGCAGCATTTAACTCGTCAGTAGAAATGGCTACGTAACCATTCCAATTGTCGAATTTGGTGTTGCCAGATACGTCGCTCCACCATACATGCTCGTTGGCTGCGTCGGCCAATGAGTAGCTATATGTAGTAGTTGAACTGCTGCTAAGCTCTTCATAACTTACTGATCCGGTTTTGTCGGTCTTCATGTCGTAAACCACGCCATCCAAGGGATAAAGATTATCCTCAACGCCAGTTGTGCCCCATGGTTCAGCGCCACCGCTTACATAACTTGAAAAGCCAGTGTAAGCATCCTTAATGTCTGTGCGCTCATAAGCCCAGCGGGTGCCTACGGGTACACAAATCTTATGAGGAGCTTCGCCCTTATATGCCGAAAGATCGTAAGCTACCTGCGAAGAGCGTACAATAACTACAAGGTTGTTGATGTTGGCATCGTATTCCGAAGTAAAACTGATTTTGTCTGTATTTCCTGCCAACGCCTCGATATGTGGTGTAGGTATGTCCTGATCAAATCGACAGGTGTTGATTAGTACGTTGTCCCCGGCTGTTGGGGTGAACATCTGGTGGATGTTACTGCTTAATGCATTAAACTTAATCATCAATTCGCCTCCTGCTGCCAGTGGTGTTACTTCGGCATAGTATGAGTGAGAATGATCGTCGGTATATGCCGATTCGTTACCATCGGCATCTCTCAAAACCTTGCACTCGTCGATGATTTTTGCATCAAATACCAAATCGTTGTAGTCGTAATCCTTATTGCTTGATGAGCTACCAAGGTCCTCGCAGAATACCCATTTGTGCACCATTACCGTCTTCTTTTTGTATACTTTGGTAACTTTGTCGGTGCTGATGGTGCTGCCGTTTCCAGGAATAACTTTTACAATCCAGTCGTCGGCGTATTGCAGATCTTTCTG is a genomic window of Xylanibacter ruminicola 23 containing:
- a CDS encoding S46 family peptidase — encoded protein: MKKLLFTLLAACSLTSAKADEGMWTLYNLPNAVYETMKQENYELPYNALYYGEDAVKNCVVNFGGFCSGVVVSPDGLVFTNHHCGFEAIRSHSTVEHDYMLNGFVANSYEEELPNERLFVSFMIEQKDVTAYLDSLGLNNLPQSKRAQFVDSVENAMSKAIRQQDSTLRVELKPFYEGNRYFLTTYRDYEDVRLVFALPKSMGKFGGETDNWMWPRQTCDFSVFRIYVDPKTGGPAKYSKDNVPYHPKKWAPVSLQGYVPGSFSMTIGYPGSTNRYLSSYGIRERRDAENEPRYKTREVKQNIMIRHMRADEAVRIKYDSKYAQSSNYWKNSIGMNKCIDSIGLIKQKAEFEQKIRCWQDSTGFLKGKLDFDLLERLYAKQFKAIKALTYFSETFGGRSADELTRRAYRAQNGSTVKGDENKPKSQYIEFEDNSNEWDEATDKEIQAAAMAFYRTQVEEKYLPDFYQVVDRDFGGNYQKYIDYLFKKSQLMKHGKKIYINKKSFRKDPGVAFGESLNNTISDIIAEATEVYDSIAVQERYLCAAKLRMEEDMPNYSDANFTMRLSYGQVGEYLLAGQPSGYYTTAESIVEKMNRGEQGVIDYEAEPIMKELLSKKDFGKYTDKTTGKMHLCFLSNNDITGGNSGSPMFNGKGELIGLAFDGNWDSLSSDIFFDKQLARCIGVDIRYVLYMMESWGKADRLIKEIGAK
- a CDS encoding lipopolysaccharide biosynthesis protein; this encodes MANLKSLVKDTAIYGLSSIVGRFLNYLMVPLYTYTLKSCADYGIYNDIYAQTALLMVLLTFGMETTFFRFMNKEEGDKMRVYSTALMMVGGVCLTFAALVLLFINPIASVLDYPNHKWYVGMMFVTVAQDAFQAIPFAYLRYKHRPIKFASLKLLFIFMSVTLNVVAYWLMPQINPEWQIHIGYAFAINLLCTTIISFCLISELVGFKWQFDSQKCKQMLSYSWPLLVLGIAGILNQVAGQILLPRILDSEEGRHQLGIYGACIKIAMIMALITQAFRFAYEPIVFGSAKEKNSKELYAKSMKFFVIFTLLAFLCVMGYIDIFKYLVGDKFREGLGIVPIVMMAEIFMGIYFNLSFWYKLIDKTIYGAWFSLAGCAVLFGVNVIFIPQIGYWACAWGGLAGYGTAMVLSYIVGQKQNPIPYPMKDIVIYFIAAGAFFALMKWGEQRLPAWASLIWNSLMILGFIYRIIKTDMPLSSLPIIGKKFKKTK
- a CDS encoding nucleoside recognition domain-containing protein yields the protein MVLNWIWIGFFIIAFVIAVIKLVFWGDFDVFPAMMDSTFSSSKTAFEISLGLTGVLSLWLGIMKIGEKGGVVNVLAKLLSPIFTKLFPDIPKGHPVTGSIFMNIAANMLGLDNAATPLGLKAMEQLQDLNQKKDTASNPMIMFLVLNTSGLTLIPISILVYRAQMGAAQPTDIFIPILLATFFSTLSGIIITSFFQKINLLNKTMLLTLGGAALVVATVIWGFGQMDSILMNKVSTSAANIMLMLIIIAFILAGVRKKINVYDAFIEGAKEGFTTAVRIIPYLVAILVGIGVFRASGAMDMLIDGVKYGVEACGGNTDFVGALPTALMKPLSGSGARGMMVDAMTTYGADSFVGRLSCIFQGSTDTTFYILAVYFGSVGIVKTRHAVACGLLADLAGIIAAIAIAYLFFG